GAACGTGAAGGGGTGGATGGCGTCGATGCTTCCGGTGAGGTTCTCCAGCGGGCCCTCCACGGGGCTGAGGAGTTCCAGCCGGTCGTAGGAGGCCTCGGTTTCGACGGTCTGGTCCGCGGTCGTGCCAAACGGAGGCAGTGCGTTGAACGGCGCCGTCAGCCAGTCGGTGTTCTCCCCCAGTGTGGAGCGGAAGCCGGTCAGCGTGGTCGCGGAGACCCGGGTCTGCCAGCTCAGCCAGAGGCGGTCGAGGTTGCAGTGGAAGAACCAGAACACCGGGTCGTAGGAGGCGACTTCCTGGGTGCCCATCGTCGGTCCGATCGATCCGTGGCCGCTGTCGTGGGCCTGGATCGAGAAGTCCTGGTATCCGTTGACGTTGTACGCGCCCCACAGGGACTGGGTCAACGACGTGGCGATGTCTTCCAGGACCTCGAAGTCCGCGACGTTCTGCGCGATCTGGGCGGCGGGATAGCGCTGGGTGGTGTACGGGAAGAACCCGGTCACCGGCGGTGTCACGGTGGCGCCGGGGTCGGCCGGGAGGACGTAGGCGTCGAAGGGTGGCTGTTGCAGCCGCTGCGGCAGCTCCGTGGAGATGTCCCAGTAGGGAAGGGTGACCTCCTCGCAGCCCGGGACGGAGCGCAGGGCGTCTTCGAAGACGCGCAGGTACTCCCGGTGCCAGGGGTTGTAGCGGTCCTGGTGGTGCAGGCACCAGCTGTCCGGCAGGCCGTGCTGCCCGGCCAGGGCGAAGTAGCTGTTGGGGTCTTCCGGGGCCCGGTCCATGAGGCCCCTGAACGCCGTGGCCAGCAGGTCGAATTCGCCGTCGTCGAGCTTCGTCACTTCCTTGCGCAGCCGGGTTCCGGGGGCCTGCCCGTCCGTGGGCGGCTCGGCGGGTGCGGCTGTGCCGAGGGGGCATCCGTTGACGATCCAGTTCTTGAACGTCTGCGAGCGGGCGGTGCTCCATTTGCCGGCCGCGTCCGGGGGCATCAGCGAGTTGGGCGGCGCGGTCTGCGCGTGTACCGAGAGGGCGTTGCTCTTCAGTCCGTCGTAGGTGCCCAGTTCGATTCCCTTGGCTGCCATGTGCGCCACGTCTTCGGGCCGGAAGAAGAATCGGATATCTGCCAGATAAGTCGGCGCCGCAACGGCCTGTTCGGCGAGCGGGCTGTTCTCGGGCGGGGTCATGATTTCCTCCGTCGGGCTCCGGACGGGCATCAGGGACGACTCGGTAGCGCAGTCGCCGAGAAGTATGCGACGAATCCGGGCGTATATGGACGATCGACACAGGAGGCTGGAGACGGGTGCGCCGACCGGCAGAACAGGCCGCACGGGTAAATTGTTGAATGTGCGATCTGTGCAGTCGATTTACGGCCGGGGGGA
This DNA window, taken from Streptomyces sp. TN58, encodes the following:
- a CDS encoding tyrosinase family protein, which produces MTPPENSPLAEQAVAAPTYLADIRFFFRPEDVAHMAAKGIELGTYDGLKSNALSVHAQTAPPNSLMPPDAAGKWSTARSQTFKNWIVNGCPLGTAAPAEPPTDGQAPGTRLRKEVTKLDDGEFDLLATAFRGLMDRAPEDPNSYFALAGQHGLPDSWCLHHQDRYNPWHREYLRVFEDALRSVPGCEEVTLPYWDISTELPQRLQQPPFDAYVLPADPGATVTPPVTGFFPYTTQRYPAAQIAQNVADFEVLEDIATSLTQSLWGAYNVNGYQDFSIQAHDSGHGSIGPTMGTQEVASYDPVFWFFHCNLDRLWLSWQTRVSATTLTGFRSTLGENTDWLTAPFNALPPFGTTADQTVETEASYDRLELLSPVEGPLENLTGSIDAIHPFTFRSASPVSVRVKGIHRLDIPGSFVVTLLADGEPVAKRFFFQPVNPPGCANCVEHGIVNIDFRMTPQRLLDRTLSVRIDVPGHADEIGTAFPLARAGNPTINARLLVEEA